One stretch of Mycolicibacterium fallax DNA includes these proteins:
- a CDS encoding YncE family protein — translation MPHGLRPSADGSIVVIANTTEGALDVIDPATDTVLGSVPVGANPAQVAVTADGRFAYAGITDPSAVVKVDLDAYTVVAAAPVPSDPVQVYLTPDEATVISADQGTRDEPGSTASSIDTATMTVRSTATTGSGPHGVVVDTAGTRAWATASTTHQDVTVPPQPSARPEMAAR, via the coding sequence ATGCCGCATGGTCTGCGGCCCTCGGCCGACGGCTCGATCGTCGTGATCGCCAACACCACGGAGGGCGCACTGGACGTGATCGACCCCGCAACTGACACGGTATTGGGTTCTGTTCCGGTGGGCGCGAATCCAGCCCAGGTGGCGGTCACGGCGGACGGGCGGTTCGCGTATGCCGGAATCACCGATCCGTCCGCGGTCGTCAAGGTGGATCTGGACGCCTACACGGTGGTCGCCGCCGCTCCGGTCCCCAGCGACCCCGTGCAGGTGTATCTGACACCCGATGAGGCCACCGTCATATCGGCTGATCAGGGCACCCGCGATGAACCAGGCAGCACGGCGTCGTCGATCGATACCGCGACAATGACGGTCCGCAGCACCGCGACCACTGGTTCAGGACCACACGGTGTGGTCGTGGATACCGCTGGAACGCGGGCATGGGCGACGGCTTCGACAACACACCAGGACGTGACAGTTCCACCTCAGCCGAGTGCTCGACCCGAAATGGCAGCGCGGTGA
- a CDS encoding tyrosine-type recombinase/integrase, producing MPSPAVRAAGPDTELDRRTQDRILRAAAAAQSPGTRRAYDSGWRRFENWCTRQGHQSLPAAPAVVAAYLVDAADTVDSDGRHSYAPATLSKWVAAISDRHRRAGADTVPTQHPVVLSTIAGIRREYAAAGDRPRSPRAPLLTEDVLSIVSAAREQVLGWPDAVHERRDTALLLMGFTGAFRRSELVGLTGADVVLHPLDGVHVHIRRSKTDQEGQGRVHALPRAEDPRRCPPCAFARWAQVVAAFDDGGRSAVIALLSGEDCGLVVHVCQSPGQREIRAGRAIFRAIAQNGNLSETAMSGAAVHAAIRRRAARAGFPASAVARLGAHSLRSGFVTQAFRNGADAHAIMRQTAHRTPAMVERYAREEAPLVGNAVTSLGL from the coding sequence ATGCCGTCACCCGCCGTCCGCGCGGCCGGTCCGGACACGGAGCTGGATCGGCGCACACAGGACAGGATCCTGCGCGCTGCGGCGGCTGCGCAGTCCCCGGGAACACGACGGGCTTACGACAGCGGGTGGCGCCGCTTCGAGAACTGGTGCACCCGCCAGGGGCATCAATCATTGCCTGCCGCACCGGCTGTGGTCGCCGCGTATCTCGTCGACGCCGCAGACACCGTTGACAGTGACGGCCGGCACTCTTACGCCCCAGCGACGTTGAGCAAGTGGGTTGCCGCGATCTCCGACCGCCACCGCCGAGCGGGCGCCGACACCGTGCCGACGCAGCATCCCGTGGTGCTGTCGACAATCGCCGGCATCCGGCGTGAGTACGCCGCCGCGGGGGACCGTCCCCGCTCCCCGAGAGCACCGCTGCTCACCGAGGACGTCCTGAGCATCGTCTCCGCTGCTCGCGAACAGGTGCTCGGGTGGCCAGACGCCGTGCATGAGCGCCGAGATACGGCTCTGCTGCTGATGGGCTTCACCGGCGCCTTTCGCCGCAGCGAGCTGGTCGGGCTTACTGGAGCCGACGTGGTCCTGCACCCCCTCGACGGCGTCCACGTCCACATCCGCCGCTCCAAGACCGACCAGGAAGGGCAGGGGCGGGTACACGCCCTGCCCCGCGCCGAGGACCCGAGACGCTGCCCGCCGTGCGCGTTCGCCCGCTGGGCGCAGGTGGTCGCAGCTTTCGACGACGGCGGACGCTCGGCGGTGATCGCGCTGCTTTCGGGGGAGGACTGCGGCTTGGTCGTTCACGTGTGCCAATCGCCGGGGCAGCGTGAAATCCGAGCCGGCCGTGCGATTTTCCGGGCCATCGCGCAGAACGGGAATCTGTCGGAGACGGCCATGTCGGGGGCCGCGGTGCACGCCGCGATCCGCCGCCGCGCTGCCCGAGCCGGCTTCCCGGCATCCGCGGTGGCTCGACTGGGCGCGCACAGTCTGCGTTCCGGGTTCGTGACGCAGGCGTTCCGCAACGGTGCCGATGCGCACGCGATCATGCGCCAAACCGCCCACCGAACCCCGGCCATGGTGGAGCGCTACGCCCGGGAAGAGGCGCCGTTGGTCGGCAACGCTGTCACGTCCCTGGGACTATGA
- a CDS encoding recombinase produces the protein MWQLFTDWCTALGHRALPADPTVLAQFIAANYAAEGTQRRRVGVVNAVHRRSGHPEPGRAETVRQLIDARRGVKAEMRGAAAAEVISRLPEIGWPTALFARRDAMLLALAAAAVPLQAIAELRAGDVQADMLSDCLVITANGVTFRTPASLAQGDVSPRKVLAQWLRVRGIQHHIPSPRWLAAYLRGEPVPPVGAVPDELAMLTPIDRWGATPWLPTPLRPASVSHIVNSHLNGWARPHPAITGTPERDPISPALPEPPAEAALLDPASFTRGVAARRRAAGVLGGVTDVLDDVESRADRILGDLLRLLEDPGLSEQRRG, from the coding sequence GTGTGGCAGCTGTTCACCGACTGGTGCACGGCACTGGGTCACCGCGCGCTTCCAGCCGACCCGACGGTGCTGGCGCAATTCATCGCCGCCAACTACGCCGCGGAGGGAACCCAGCGGCGCCGGGTCGGCGTCGTCAACGCGGTTCACCGACGATCCGGGCATCCCGAGCCGGGACGAGCCGAGACTGTCCGACAGCTGATCGATGCCCGCCGCGGTGTGAAAGCAGAGATGCGTGGCGCTGCCGCCGCCGAGGTGATCAGCCGCCTACCTGAAATTGGTTGGCCTACCGCGCTGTTCGCCCGCCGTGACGCGATGCTTCTCGCGCTGGCGGCCGCCGCGGTTCCCCTGCAGGCCATCGCTGAACTACGTGCCGGTGATGTCCAGGCCGACATGCTCAGTGACTGCCTGGTCATCACAGCAAACGGGGTAACGTTCAGAACGCCGGCCAGTTTGGCGCAGGGGGATGTATCGCCGAGGAAGGTTCTCGCACAGTGGCTGCGGGTCCGTGGCATTCAGCACCACATCCCTAGCCCGCGCTGGCTGGCCGCCTACCTGCGGGGCGAACCGGTGCCTCCGGTCGGTGCGGTGCCCGATGAGCTGGCGATGCTGACGCCGATCGACCGCTGGGGAGCGACGCCGTGGCTGCCCACACCGCTGCGTCCGGCCTCGGTGTCGCACATCGTGAACTCACACCTCAACGGCTGGGCCAGACCGCACCCGGCGATCACCGGAACACCCGAACGTGACCCGATATCACCCGCACTGCCCGAGCCGCCAGCGGAGGCCGCACTACTTGATCCCGCCAGCTTCACACGTGGAGTGGCCGCCCGGCGCCGCGCGGCGGGGGTGCTTGGCGGTGTGACCGATGTGCTTGACGACGTCGAGAGTCGCGCTGACCGGATCCTCGGGGACCTACTACGTCTACTCGAGGACCCCGGCCTTTCGGAGCAGCGCCGAGGATGA
- the istA gene encoding IS21 family transposase: MRSRVEQFAAIRRDYRVEGLSIRALADKYRVHRRTVRQALESAVPPPRKTVQRVAPRLEPFKAAIDEMLRSDLDAPKKQRHTARRVLARLVDEHDADGLSYSTVRDHIRKRRPQVAAEAGRALEAGFVPQTYRPGAEAEVDFHDLWVVLAGVKTKTALFTMRLSFSGRSAHRAFATQGQEAFLEGHVYGFDRLGGVPVDKIRYDNLNSAVKQVLFGRSRQENERWIAFRSHYGFEAWYCQPGHDGSHEKGGVEGEGGRFRRNHCVPMPVVDSIDELNAALAAADDADDHRRIANRANSVGQDWDLEKLALQPVTDEPFDTALTVTPRVDRYAQIMVRCNQYSVPARFIGHRLRVKLSASHVTVYDRATVVARHPRAVGKGTKVLDLDHYLEILTRKPGALPGATALAQARAAKMFTTEHDAWWAAARKAYGDAAGTRALVEVLLLHRHLDRVDVLAGISAALSVGSANADVVALEARKAAERRTGADRHQNSSDVAAQALLLAHHHLGAAIVDERPLPSVAPYDTLLGRQSS, encoded by the coding sequence GTGAGGTCAAGGGTGGAGCAGTTCGCGGCGATCCGCCGGGATTATCGGGTTGAGGGTTTGTCGATCCGGGCGCTAGCCGATAAGTATCGGGTGCATCGACGCACGGTGCGCCAGGCGTTGGAATCGGCAGTGCCGCCGCCGCGCAAGACGGTGCAGCGGGTGGCGCCCCGGTTGGAGCCGTTCAAAGCGGCGATCGATGAGATGCTGCGTTCGGATCTGGATGCACCGAAGAAGCAACGCCACACCGCCCGAAGGGTTTTGGCGCGTCTGGTCGATGAACATGACGCGGATGGTTTGTCGTATTCGACGGTGCGCGACCACATCCGGAAACGTCGCCCGCAGGTCGCGGCGGAAGCGGGCCGGGCGCTGGAAGCAGGGTTCGTGCCTCAGACATATCGCCCAGGTGCCGAAGCCGAGGTCGACTTCCACGATCTGTGGGTGGTGCTGGCTGGGGTGAAGACCAAGACCGCGCTGTTCACGATGCGGTTATCGTTCTCGGGGCGCTCTGCGCATCGGGCGTTCGCGACCCAAGGCCAGGAGGCGTTCCTGGAAGGCCATGTCTATGGGTTCGACCGGCTCGGCGGCGTGCCGGTCGACAAGATCCGCTACGACAACCTCAACAGTGCGGTCAAGCAGGTGCTGTTCGGACGATCTCGTCAGGAAAACGAGCGTTGGATCGCCTTCCGGTCGCACTACGGTTTCGAAGCCTGGTACTGCCAGCCCGGTCACGACGGCAGCCACGAGAAAGGTGGTGTGGAGGGCGAGGGTGGCCGATTCCGGCGCAACCACTGCGTGCCGATGCCGGTGGTCGACTCCATTGACGAGCTCAACGCTGCGCTGGCCGCTGCTGATGACGCTGACGATCACCGTCGGATCGCCAACCGCGCCAACAGTGTTGGCCAGGACTGGGATCTGGAAAAGCTGGCACTGCAGCCGGTCACTGACGAGCCGTTTGATACGGCGTTGACGGTGACCCCGCGGGTGGATCGGTATGCCCAGATCATGGTGCGCTGCAATCAGTATTCGGTGCCGGCCCGGTTCATCGGGCACCGGCTGCGGGTGAAATTGTCGGCTTCCCACGTCACCGTCTATGACCGCGCTACCGTGGTGGCGCGGCATCCCCGCGCGGTCGGCAAGGGCACCAAAGTGCTGGACTTGGACCACTATCTGGAGATCCTGACCCGCAAACCCGGGGCGCTGCCCGGGGCCACCGCGTTGGCTCAGGCACGGGCAGCCAAGATGTTCACCACCGAACACGACGCCTGGTGGGCTGCCGCCCGAAAGGCCTATGGCGACGCCGCGGGCACCCGTGCTCTGGTGGAAGTGTTGCTGCTGCACCGACACTTGGATCGGGTAGATGTGTTGGCCGGCATCAGTGCAGCGCTGTCGGTGGGCTCGGCCAATGCTGATGTGGTGGCGCTGGAAGCCCGCAAGGCCGCCGAACGCCGCACCGGCGCTGACCGGCATCAGAACAGCTCCGATGTCGCGGCGCAGGCGCTCCTGCTTGCCCACCACCACCTCGGCGCCGCGATCGTCGATGAGCGTCCGCTGCCGTCGGTGGCCCCCTACGACACCTTGCTGGGCCGGCAGAGCTCATGA
- the istB gene encoding IS21-like element helper ATPase IstB encodes MNVPRRTVTDQAAVAAIEQGARMLRLPTIRDRFSEIAAAAEREQQSYLGFLSELMIAECEDRDRRRAQRRIHDAGFPRLKRLDEFTFEANPAINPAVIGTLATCAWVKAGEPLCLIGDSGTGKSHLLIGLGTLAAEAGYRVRYTLASKLVNELVEAADDAQLSKLITRYGRVDLLLIDELGYLQLDRRGAELLFQVLTEREERSAVAIASNEPFSAWTKTFTDPRLCAAIVDRLTFAGQIIETGTSSYRLAHARKRRTASTT; translated from the coding sequence ATGAACGTCCCCCGTCGCACCGTCACCGACCAAGCCGCGGTCGCGGCGATCGAACAGGGTGCCCGCATGCTGCGACTGCCCACGATCCGCGACCGCTTCTCCGAGATCGCCGCCGCCGCCGAACGCGAACAACAGTCCTACCTGGGTTTCCTCTCGGAGCTGATGATCGCTGAATGCGAGGACCGCGACCGCCGTCGGGCGCAGCGCCGCATTCATGACGCCGGGTTTCCTCGGCTAAAACGGCTCGACGAGTTCACCTTTGAGGCCAACCCGGCAATCAACCCGGCGGTGATCGGAACCCTGGCCACCTGCGCCTGGGTCAAAGCCGGCGAACCATTGTGCTTGATCGGTGACTCCGGGACCGGCAAAAGCCACCTGCTGATCGGACTGGGAACCCTGGCCGCCGAGGCCGGCTACCGCGTCCGCTACACCCTGGCCAGCAAGCTGGTCAACGAGCTCGTCGAAGCCGCCGACGACGCCCAACTGAGTAAGTTGATCACCCGCTACGGCCGGGTCGATCTTCTGCTGATCGACGAGCTGGGCTACCTGCAATTAGACCGCCGCGGCGCGGAGTTGCTGTTCCAGGTCCTCACCGAACGCGAAGAACGCTCGGCGGTGGCGATCGCCTCCAACGAACCGTTCTCGGCGTGGACCAAAACCTTCACCGACCCACGGTTATGCGCGGCCATTGTCGACCGGTTGACCTTCGCCGGGCAGATCATCGAAACCGGCACCAGCTCATACCGACTGGCTCATGCCCGCAAACGACGCACCGCCAGCACAACCTGA
- a CDS encoding DUF3024 domain-containing protein, with protein MPEHALHQVRVECEVAARHLTILERRAPWREDYGPGWTSLPIARLRYTATTNTWILYWRDRNLKFHRYDLIEPTPHIEDLLTEIDRNPSGTFWG; from the coding sequence GTGCCCGAGCACGCACTCCACCAGGTCCGCGTCGAATGCGAGGTCGCTGCCCGACACCTGACGATCCTCGAGCGGCGTGCGCCCTGGCGGGAAGACTACGGACCAGGCTGGACCAGCCTGCCGATCGCCCGGCTACGCTACACCGCCACCACCAACACCTGGATCCTCTACTGGCGAGACCGCAACCTCAAGTTTCATCGCTACGACCTAATCGAACCCACTCCGCACATCGAGGACTTGCTCACCGAGATCGACCGCAACCCCTCAGGCACCTTTTGGGGCTAA